The genomic DNA GCCCCGTCGAGCAACACGCTGTGCAGCTCGCTCGGAGACAAGCGCAAGCGCTCGGCGAGCCGGACGCGGGTGCCCTCGAGCACGTCCTCGCGGGCCTGGGCGAGCCAGCGTGACACGGTGGACTTGTGGGTGCGGTACAGGGTGCCCAGTCGCTCCAGGCTCATTCCCTCCACGACGTGCAGGCGCAGCAGCATGCGCTCCCGCGTGGGCAGCGCGGCGAAGGCCTCGGCGAGCGCGGCCTGGAAGTCCGCCCGGTGACGCGCGTGCAGGGGTTCCCAGTGCGCGGCCTCGGCGCGAAGCGTGGCCTCGGCGAGAACTTCCTGCTCGGCGCGGGCCTGGCGTCCGGCGCCGCGGCGCGAGTTGAGGGCGGTGCGCACGGCGGCCGCGCGCAGCCACCCGGCGAGCGGTCCCTGGCCCAGGTACGCGGCGAGCCCTGGCGGACGCCCCGCCTCGGACAAGAGGAGCCGGGAGCGCAGGCGTTGCGCCACCTCGGCGGCGGCGTCGGCGTCCCGGAGCACGCGGGTGGCCGCGGCGGTCACCTTGGGAAAGAAGTGGGCTTCCAGGGCCGCCTGGGCCTCGGCGTCTCCCCGGACACACGCCGCCGCGAGGAAGAGCTCCCCGGTATGCATGGCGCGCAAGGCCTGCTCGAGTCCGGCATTCGGAGGCAGGCGCTCCGCGAGATATTCGACGAAGCGTTCGGCTTCCAAGGCGACGCGTGGCCATGACGCGCGCGCCTGGGTGATCACCGTCTCGAGCATCGCTTCCAGTTCGGAGAGCGAGGCGGGTTCGCCCATCCCGGGCCGCAGGCGGGAGATGAAGCGGGACGCGAGGGAGGGGAGGAAAGGCATCTCAGCGTTTGCTGACGGCGTGGAGGAAGCGTGCGTAGCCGATCTCGGCGGCGTTCTTCGTGAGCTCGATATTGACCCAGGCGACAACATCGCCGAACGGACGGTCCTGGAGGGGCCAGCGTGTCCGTTGCGTGGAGCGCAGGTCGTCGTCGGTGAGCGGGTCGAGCCTCGCCCGCCACTGTCCCTGGAGCTGGCCGATCCACGCGCGCACGTCGTCGGCACTGCCAGGCCACATCACGCCCTCGCGAGAGAGCGTCCCGTCGCCGAAGGAGTGGTCGAGCACCATGGACCACCAGAAGCCGAGGTGCCACGTCAGCCATGCGATGCTCGACGGGCCGATGTCATAGTCCTCGCGCTCTGGCCAGTCGGCGCGCCACCGTCCATCGGAGCCCGGATGCACGTGCAATCCCGCATGGGCAGGGCGCCACAAGCACTCCTCGGTGGTGAGCCCATTGAGGTGGAACTGGGTCAGCGCCCACGCTGTCTCAAACTGCCGGAGCAAGCAGTCACGCATCTCGTTGGCCATCCGCGGAGTGTACCCGCGGGAGCCTGCTCGCGTCTGGCTTGTTAGAGCGGCCGGCCGGTGGAGGCCTGAGACATGCGCACCGCGCGCTCCATCAGCTCGGTCTGGGCCCAGCGCTTCTCGCCCTCGGGGACGCGGCGCAGCCATTCTCCGTCCGCGCTGAGCGTCCACGCGTGGGTGTTCTCCGAGAGGCAGCGCTCGAGGATGTCGCGCACCTGGGCGATGAGCTGGGGCTCCTCCACGGGGGTGAGCGCCTCCACGCGGTGGTCGAGGTTGCGCGGCATGAGGTCCGCCGAGCCGATGTAGCAGCGCGTCTCGCCGCCGCGCTCGAAGACGTAGACGCGCGAGTGCTCCAGGAAGCGGCCCAGCGTGGAGACGACCCGGATGTTCTCGGAGACGCCCGGCACGAGCGGCCGCAGGCAGCAGATGCCCCGGATGTTGAGGTCCACCTTCACGCCCGCGCGCGAGGCGTCATAGAGCGCGTGGATGAGCACGGGGTCCACCAGCGCGTTCATCTTCATCTGGATGCGCGAGGGGTGCTCGGCCGAGTGCGCGGCGATGGTGCGGCGGATCTCCTCGTGCAGTCCCTCTCGCATGTTGATGGGCGCCACGAGCAGCTTGCGGAAGGACTTGGGCCGGGCGAAGCCGGTGAGGAAGTTGAACAGGTCGGCCACGTCCGCGCCGATGTCCGGATCCGTGGTGAACAAGCCCAGGTCCGTGTAGAGCCGGGCCGTCTTGGCGTTGTAGTTGCCCGTGCCCACGTGCACGTAGTGGCGCACCTTCTCGCCCTCGCGCCGGACGATCAGGATGGCCTTGGCGTGGGTCTTGAGTCCGGGGATGCCGTAGACGACGTGCGCTCCAGCCTCCTCCAGCGCGAGCGCCCAGCGGATGTTGGCGCGCTCGTCGAAGCGCGCCTTGAGCTCCACCATGCACACCGCCTGCTTGCCGCGCTCGGTGGCGCGGATGAGCGCGGGCACCAGCGGCGACTTGTCCGAGGTGCGGTACACCGTCTGCTTGATGGCGAGCACGTCCGGGTCCTCCACCGCCTCGGTGACGAAGCGCTCCACGGAGGTGGCGAAGGACTCGTACGGGTGGTGCACCAGCAGGGCGCCCCGGCGCATGGCGGACATCACCGTCGTTATCTCCCCGTCGTTCTCGGCCTGAAGGCGCGGCTGGGTGACGGGTGTCCACGGCGGATCCCTCAGCTCCGCGAAGCCGGGCGTGGCCACCAGGGACATCAGGTCCGACATGTCCAGCAGATCCTGCTCCTCGTAGAGCTGCCGGGGCTCGAGCGACAGGGCCTCCATCAACGGATCGAGCAGCTTGGGGTTCATCCCCGACTGCACTTCCAGGCGGATGACGTCGCCGAAGCGGCGCTGGCGCAGCTCCGTCTGCACCGCCACGAGCAGATCCTCCGCGTCCTCGGACACGGTGTAGTCCGCGTCCCGGGTGACGCGGAACAGGCCCCGGTCGAGCACTTCCATGCCGGGGAACAGATCTCCCAGGTGGTTGGCGATGACATCCTCGAGCAGCACGTAGGACGTGGTGCCCTTGAGAGGCACGAAGCGCGACAGCAACTCCTTGGGCACCTTCACCCGCGCCACGTTCTCCGTGTCCGTGACCGGATCCCTCAGGAGCACCGCCAGGCTCAGGGACAGGTTGGAGATGTAGGGGAAGTGTCGGCCGAGTCCGATGGCCAGCGGGGTGAGCACGGGGAAGATCTGCTCGCGGAAGCGCTGGTCCATCTGGGCGCGCGATTCGGCGTCCAGATCCTTCATGGCGAGGATGCGCAGGCCCTTCTCCGCGAGCGTGGGGCGCAGCTGGCGCTCGAAGCAGTCCGTGTGGCGCTTGCCCTGTTCCAGGATGCGCGCGTGCAGCTTGTCGAGCGTCTCGCCCGGGGTGGCGCCGTCGGGCACCAGGCGCGCCACGCGGTTGCCCACCTGCTCGTGCAGACGGGCCACGCGGATCATGAAGAATTCATCGAGGTTGCGCGCGTAGATGGCGCAGAACTTCACGCGCTCCATCAACGGCACCGAGGCGTCCTCGGCGAGCTGGAGCACGCGGTTGTTGAAGGCGAGCCAGGACAGCTCCCGGTTGAAGAACAGATCACTGTCCTGGATATCCGTCCCGGGAGGAATGACGTCCCGCTCCGCCGTGGGCTTGTGGGAGGTGGAGTTCTTGCTGGCTGCGCGCTTGGGCATGTCCGCTCTTTCGAGGAGACGGAGCGATGTAGCAGAACGCGACTGGCGTGATTGTGAACTGTGGGTTCGCCCTGTCTAGGAGGCGACGAGCCGCGTCATGGGCCGCCGCTGGGGGTGCACCGCCACCTCGTACTGATTGCCGTGCTCGTCCTGGCGGATGACGGCCCAGCCCTGGCGTGACGGGGTGCCGCGCGGTTCGACCGAGTAGGACTGGTTGGGGCTCCGAGTACCCATCAACCGGCTGAGGCACTCGGCATGGTCGCGCAGGGGCAGCACGCACTGGTCATGACGCTGGCCCCGCGCGTCCGTGTGGACGATGGCCCACCCATCCAGGGACAGGGGGTGCTGCATGTCCGCCCGCCACAGCACGTCGCGTGGGGACAGGCCCAGGTGCGCGAGCGCGTGGTCGACCTCCACGTGCTCCATCCAGAGCGACGCCTCGGGCGGCTCCTGGGCGGACTGCACGGGCATCTCGATGAAGAGCTCCAGACCGCATTCGCAGGTGGATTCCCACCGGTAGCGCGGCCCCATGCCATCGCCTTCCTCGTCGTGGACGAGGGGCTCGCCCAGGCGTTCTTCGAGGGCTGCTCGCGACACGCTCAGGGTGCAAGCGCGTTTCTGCGTCCTCGGGGGAACCAGGCTGCGGGTGGCGAGCGGCTTCATGGGATTTCTCCTCTTTCGGGGAAGGGAAATCTAGTCCTCGTCCAAGTACCCGCCAGGGGGGCAGGCGTGAGTTCTGTCCATTGGAGGAGAAGTCGCCGGAAAGAGGGCGACTTCCGTCTGTGAATGGACGCTGTCCTGCCCTTCAGGGCGAGCGGGTGAAGACCTCCGCGAACGACTGGCTCCGGCTGATCCGCAGTCCAGCCCAGTGGGTGGGCTCGACCACGGTAGGGGGGCAAGGGCGCCCGGCAAGCCCTCCCGAGCGGGACTTCGGCCTACTTCCCACCAGTACGCGATTGCGCTGGCTCCTTTCGTCCTGAATAAGACGAAGGAGCGCGGCGTCCGTGCGCGCTCACGCCAGGGGCCTCCATCGAGACCCGGCAAGAGGGGAGACACAATGTTTCAGAAGGGAAGTCGCGGGAGCATGCGCGTTCTGGGCGGCATGCTCGCGCTGGTGGCCTCGTTGGCCGCGCGAGAGGGCAGGGCACAAGAGGTGGAGAGCGCGTGGGCGCCGCCCCTTCGCGACAGTCCCGTCCTCCGCTTGGAGGACTCCTCCCGGTTCACCTTCCTGTCCACCCGGAACTCGGGCTACCCCCGGGTGGAGGGCAATCGCATCGTCCTCATCCCGGAGAACCGCTCGAACGCCGCCGCCGCCGTCTTCCTCAACGAGCCCGTGCGGCCGCCCTTCGCGGTGCAATTCGACTACAACACCTACAACCGCCGCGGGAGCGGCCCCTGGTCGGCCGGTGACGGACTGGTGCTGATGTTTGGCCGCAACACGCCGGGGCGCCGGGTGACGCTGCCCGCGGGCAGTGGCCGTGGATTCGTACCGGACGGGTCGGGCTATGGCGTGCACGTGACGCTCTATGGAGAGGATCGCGGTCTGGTCCTCACGGACGGCTCGGGTCGCGCGCTGGCCTCCAGGCGCAACCCCGCCGCCTATACCCATGATCGCTGGTCCACCCTGCGGGTCGAGGTGGAGCGCGACGGCATCCGGGTCTTCCTGGATGGCGCCATGCAGATCGACTGGAGGGGCCCGGTGAATGTCTCCGCCACGGCCCTGGGCATCGGGGCGGGCACGGGTGACGCCAACGCGCTGCATGCCATCCGGGATCTGCGCCTCACCCGGGAGCCGTCGCGTCCCCAGCCGCCGCCTCCTCCTCCCTCGATGCCGCCTCCGGGCCCTCCATCGGGCGGGAATCTCATCATCAATGGGGACTTCGAGCAGCCCGCGCTCGGCCGGGGCAACTTCCGCACCCTGCCTTCCCTCCCGGGATGGAATCGTTCGTCGGGGCGCTCCATCGAACTGCAGAACAACGTCGCGGGGAGCGCGGCCCAGGGTCAGCAATTCGTGGAGCTGGATGGGGAGGACAACACCACGCTCGTGCAGGAGATGATCCCCACCCGCGCGGGCACCGAGTACGAGCTGCGGCTGGCGTTCTCCGCGCGTCCGGGAACGGACGTCCGGGACAACGCGCTGGAGGTGCTGTGGAATGGCCGCTCCCAGGCGGTCCTGGAGGCCAGCGGCAAGAAGCTGAACGAC from Melittangium boletus DSM 14713 includes the following:
- a CDS encoding sigma-70 family RNA polymerase sigma factor gives rise to the protein MPFLPSLASRFISRLRPGMGEPASLSELEAMLETVITQARASWPRVALEAERFVEYLAERLPPNAGLEQALRAMHTGELFLAAACVRGDAEAQAALEAHFFPKVTAAATRVLRDADAAAEVAQRLRSRLLLSEAGRPPGLAAYLGQGPLAGWLRAAAVRTALNSRRGAGRQARAEQEVLAEATLRAEAAHWEPLHARHRADFQAALAEAFAALPTRERMLLRLHVVEGMSLERLGTLYRTHKSTVSRWLAQAREDVLEGTRVRLAERLRLSPSELHSVLLDGAGNLEQSLSGLLATRS
- a CDS encoding DinB family protein; the encoded protein is MANEMRDCLLRQFETAWALTQFHLNGLTTEECLWRPAHAGLHVHPGSDGRWRADWPEREDYDIGPSSIAWLTWHLGFWWSMVLDHSFGDGTLSREGVMWPGSADDVRAWIGQLQGQWRARLDPLTDDDLRSTQRTRWPLQDRPFGDVVAWVNIELTKNAAEIGYARFLHAVSKR
- the ppk1 gene encoding polyphosphate kinase 1, producing MPKRAASKNSTSHKPTAERDVIPPGTDIQDSDLFFNRELSWLAFNNRVLQLAEDASVPLMERVKFCAIYARNLDEFFMIRVARLHEQVGNRVARLVPDGATPGETLDKLHARILEQGKRHTDCFERQLRPTLAEKGLRILAMKDLDAESRAQMDQRFREQIFPVLTPLAIGLGRHFPYISNLSLSLAVLLRDPVTDTENVARVKVPKELLSRFVPLKGTTSYVLLEDVIANHLGDLFPGMEVLDRGLFRVTRDADYTVSEDAEDLLVAVQTELRQRRFGDVIRLEVQSGMNPKLLDPLMEALSLEPRQLYEEQDLLDMSDLMSLVATPGFAELRDPPWTPVTQPRLQAENDGEITTVMSAMRRGALLVHHPYESFATSVERFVTEAVEDPDVLAIKQTVYRTSDKSPLVPALIRATERGKQAVCMVELKARFDERANIRWALALEEAGAHVVYGIPGLKTHAKAILIVRREGEKVRHYVHVGTGNYNAKTARLYTDLGLFTTDPDIGADVADLFNFLTGFARPKSFRKLLVAPINMREGLHEEIRRTIAAHSAEHPSRIQMKMNALVDPVLIHALYDASRAGVKVDLNIRGICCLRPLVPGVSENIRVVSTLGRFLEHSRVYVFERGGETRCYIGSADLMPRNLDHRVEALTPVEEPQLIAQVRDILERCLSENTHAWTLSADGEWLRRVPEGEKRWAQTELMERAVRMSQASTGRPL